The following are from one region of the Salvia hispanica cultivar TCC Black 2014 chromosome 1, UniMelb_Shisp_WGS_1.0, whole genome shotgun sequence genome:
- the LOC125212399 gene encoding riboflavin synthase-like yields MALSCPPTLLSGPRQNPSTAARTLSISDLSAASPPRKPQLHSKLALKQPPLSSIFTKPSKPHQPKMANTTVKSLFTGIVEEMGTIKHLGFDQPDSFTMKIQAKTVLEGVHLGDSIAVNGTCLTVTEFDTVSSEFSVGLAPETLRKTSLGELESGSLVNLERALSPSTRMGGHFVQGHVDGTGEIVELRPEGDSLWVKVKVGREILRYIVPKGFIAVDGTSLTVVDVFDDEGCFNFMLVAYTQQKVVIALKKVGQKVNLEVDILGKYVERLLGSGFVDSFKSS; encoded by the coding sequence atggctCTATCTTGCCCACCAACCCTCCTCTCCGGCCCTCGCCAGAATCCATCGACGGCGGCCAGAACACTCTCAATTTCCGACCTTTCCGCTGCTTCACCTCCGAGGAAGCCTCAGCTCCACTCCAAACTAGCGTTAAAACAGCCTCCACTCTCATCGATCTTCACTAAACCCTCCAAACCCCACCAGCCCAAAATGGCCAACACCACAGTGAAATCCCTTTTCACTGGAATTGTGGAAGAAATGGGCACAATCAAGCACCTGGGTTTCGACCAACCCGACAGTTTCACCATGAAAATCCAAGCAAAAACCGTTCTTGAAGGCGTGCACTTGGGCGACAGCATCGCAGTCAACGGAACCTGCCTAACGGTGACCGAATTCGACACCGTTTCGTCCGAATTCTCGGTTGGGTTGGCGCCGGAGACGCTGCGGAAGACCTCTCTGGGCGAATTGGAGAGTGGGTCTTTGGTCAATTTGGAGAGGGCGCTGAGCCCTAGCACCAGAATGGGGGGACATTTTGTGCAGGGGCATGTCGATGGGACCGGAGAAATCGTGGAGTTGAGGCCGGAGGGAGACTCACTGTGGGTGAAAGTGAAGGTTGGGAGGGAGATTTTGAGGTACATTGTGCCTAAGGGGTTTATTGCTGTGGATGGGACAAGTTTGACTGTGGTGGATGTGTTTGATGATGAAGGGTGTTTCAATTTCATGTTGGTGGCTTACACACAGCAGAAAGTTGTGATTGCTTTGAAGAAAGTTGGGCAGAAGGTGAATTTGGAGGTTGATATTTTGGGGAAGTATGTGGAGAGACTGCTTGGGAGCGGATTTGTGGATTCATTCAAATCATCTTGA
- the LOC125195028 gene encoding riboflavin synthase-like: RLGVNGTCLTVTEFDTVSSEFSVGLAPETLRKTSLGELESGSLVNLERALSPSTRMGGHFVQGHVDGTGEIVELRPEGDSLWVKVKVGREILRYIVPKGFIAVDGTSLTVVDVFDDEGCFNFMLVAYTQQKVVIALKKVGQKVNLEVDILGKYVERLLGSGFVDSFKSS, translated from the coding sequence CGGTTGGGTGTCAACGGAACCTGCCTAACGGTGACCGAATTCGACACCGTTTCGTCCGAATTCTCGGTTGGGTTGGCGCCGGAGACGCTGCGGAAGACCTCTCTGGGCGAATTGGAGAGTGGGTCTTTGGTCAATTTGGAGAGGGCGCTGAGCCCTAGCACCAGAATGGGGGGACATTTTGTGCAGGGGCATGTCGATGGGACCGGAGAAATCGTGGAGTTGAGGCCGGAGGGAGACTCACTGTGGGTGAAAGTGAAGGTTGGGAGGGAGATTTTGAGGTACATTGTGCCTAAGGGGTTTATTGCTGTGGATGGGACAAGTTTGACTGTGGTGGATGTGTTTGATGATGAAGGGTGTTTCAATTTCATGTTGGTGGCTTACACACAGCAGAAAGTTGTGATTGCTTTGAAGAAAGTTGGGCAGAAGGTGAATTTGGAGGTTGATATTTTGGGGAAGTATGTGGAGAGACTGCTTGGGAGCGGATTTGTGGATTCATTCAAATCATCTTGA
- the LOC125195035 gene encoding G-type lectin S-receptor-like serine/threonine-protein kinase At4g27290 produces the protein MGPTGGSDLSIRKGEKKLWSSGPWQGETFLSLDLKIPYNFTYLARDGDVYATYYNKSVLSRILIDHRGRMELFQWLEVRQAWDLLMVKLYSCGAYAMCGPNTMCNTNHSPACRCLSGFKPRVEVDWDSSDFSNGCVRIRQWHCTDKVGYIKVTTIRLPESQESMELPDNICEFQCSKNCSCTAYAYGSGGRCILLNRLDTYETTVQTMPPYFIKKRSKHHK, from the coding sequence ATGGGGCCTACTGGAGGCAGTGATCTTTCGATTAGAAAAGGCGAGAAAAAATTGTGGAGTAGTGGGCCTTGGCAAGGAGAGACTTTCCTGTCACTTGACCTGAAAATTCCCTACAACTTTACGTACCTTGCACGCGATGGAGATGTATATGCGACATATTATAATAAGTCTGTGCTATCTAGAATTCTGATTGATCATCGCGGCAGAATGGAGCTGTTTCAGTGGCTGGAGGTCAGGCAGGCCTGGGATCTGCTAATGGTGAAGCTGTATTCCTGTGGAGCATATGCCATGTGTGGGCCCAATACAATGTGTAATACCAATCACTCACCAGCGTGTAGGTGTTTGAGTGGGTTCAAACCACGAGTTGAGGTAGACTGGGATTCGTCTGATTTTTCTAATGGATGTGTTAGAATAAGGCAATGGCATTGCACTGACAAAGTAGGATATATCAAGGTAACCACCATAAGATTACCTGAAAGCCAAGAATCTATGGAGTTACCGGATAATATATGCGAGTTTCAATGCTCAAAAAATTGCTCATGCACTGCCTATGCATACGGAAGTGGAGGTAGATGTATATTACTTAATCGATTGGATACATATGAAACAACAGTGCAGACAATGCCGCCATACTTCATCAAGAAACGCAGCAAACACCATAAATGA